Proteins from one Anopheles nili chromosome 2, idAnoNiliSN_F5_01, whole genome shotgun sequence genomic window:
- the LOC128730531 gene encoding ubiquitin-like-conjugating enzyme ATG3, with protein MQSVLNSVKGTALGVAEYLTPVLKESKFRETGVLTPEEFVAAGEHLTHHCPTWSWAVGDESKIKPYLPKEKQFLITRNVPCRRRCKQIEFVGEENLVEENDPDGGWVETHHYNPDDAGNTGLEDKVCEMKLDSSRIEDEPAADMDDPRNLDGGSDDDPAAEDDEDGAAIDMDEFEESGLLDTVDPVRSGSILLPPPNEKPARSLSEPEGDSVVRTRTYDLHITYDKYYQTPRLWVIGYDENRKLLSVEQMYDDVSQDHAKKTVTMETHPHLPGPNMASVHPCKHADIMKKIIQTVEEGGGELGVHMYLIIFLKFVQTVIPTIEYDFTQNFNITNHK; from the exons ATGCAGAGTGTTCTCAATTCCGTGAAAGGCACAGCACTCGGGGTTGCCGAATACCTAACTCCCGTCCTGaag GAGTCAAAATTTCGAGAGACAGGAGTGCTGACACCGGAAGAATTCGTTGCCGCCGGTGAACACCTGACCCACCATTGTCCGACGTGGTCTTGGGCGGTCGGGGATGaaagcaaaatcaaaccatACCTCCCAAAAG AAAAACAGTTTCTCATCACACGCAACGTTCCGTGCCGACGTCGATGCAAACAGATCGAATTCGTCGGAGAAGAGAACCTCGTCGAAGAGAACGACCCCGAtggagggtgggtggaaacgCATCACTACAATCCGGACGATGCTGGAAACACCGGGCTGGAGGATAAGGTGTGTGAAATGAAGCTGGACAGTTCGCGCATCGAGGACGAACCGGCTGCCGACATGGATGATCCGCGGAACCTCGACGGTGGCTCCGATGATGACCCCGCCGCAGAGGACGATGAAGACGGTGCCGCTATCGATATGGACGAATTTGAGGAGAGCGGTTTGTTGGATACCGTTGATCCGGTACGCAGTGGCTCAATTCTGCTTCCAC CCCCGAATGAGAAGCCCGCGCGCAGCTTGTCGGAGCCGGAAGGTGATTCCGTCGTTCGCACGAGGACGTATGATCTGCACATTACGTACGACAAGTATTACCAAACGCCGCGGCTTTGGGTGATCGGGTACGACGAAAACCGAAAGCTGCTGAGCGTGGAGCAGATGTATGACGACGTTAGCCAGGATCACGCAAAGAAAACGGTAACCATGGAAACGCATCCTCATCTACCGGGACCGAACATGGCATCGGTGCATCCCTGCAA GCATGCCGATattatgaagaaaataatcCAAACCGTGGAGGAAGGCGGCGGCGAGCTGGGTGTCCACATGTACCTCATAATATTCCTGAAGTTCGTGCAAACCGTCATACCAACGATTGAGTACGATTTCACGCAAAACTTCAACATCACAAACCACAAATAA
- the LOC128721458 gene encoding transcription factor GAGA, with protein MSLPINSLYSLTWGDYGTSLVSAVQLLRCHGDLVDVTLAAGGRSFPAHKIVLCAASPFLLDLLKNTPCKHPVVMLAGVNANDLEALLEFVYRGEVSVDHSQLPSLLQAAHCLNIQGLAPQTVSHKDDNTTYTTSIQLHPTLVPQNHVKAVIDVGNNVCTEELITTLGPTQTVQAQVIETITPDQMTDEVTKDVISQFLPTRKRKQRTKKNANQGQAGAATNSAGGTQAAKVMKTDDDGTLQTIIVNNAEEGAAVAKDIKKETNPDGTPIDTKEGIIKIKSKSQSEQPATCPICQAVIRQSRNLRRHLELRHFKKPGVKKERIRKSKKGQANQNQANGSNGANAGNVTVQGGDQVGQQQTQQQVVQQQAQQVQQGQQQTTIDTTGTISVTVSQAQAQQIEQAAANGQQHVVTQHENADGTTSLSIAQVQTLDGHQLAIGNLNQATLIRTGEPIETGIIATHEPTLRPHTELFRVGNTVYTIEERRTDTTNRLT; from the exons ATGTCGCTTCCTATCAACTCCCTGTACAGCCTGACCTGGGGCGATTACGGTACCTCGCTGGTATCCGCCGTCCAGCTGCTCCGGTGCCATGGGGACCTGGTCGATGTTACGCTGGCCGCTGGTGGTCGCAGCTTTCCGGCCCACAAAATCGTCCTGTGTGCCGCGAGTCCGTTTCTGCTGGATTTGCTGAAG AACACACCGTGTAAGCATCCCGTCGTCATGTTGGCCGGTGTCAACGCGAATGATCTCGAGGCCCTGCTGGAGTTTGTGTACCGCGGTGAGGTGAGCGTGGACCATTCACAGCTGCCATCGCTGTTGCAGGCGGCACACTGCCTCAACATCCAAGGACTGGCCCCGCAGACCGTATCGCACAAGGACGACAACACAACGTACACCACCTCGATCCAGCTACACCCGACGCTGGTGCCGCAAAACCACGTCAAGGCGGTGATCGACGTCGGCAACAATGTTTGC ACGGAAGAACTCATCACGACACTCGGCCCCACGCAGACGGTACAGGCGCAGGTTATTGAGACGATCACACCGGACCAGATGACGGATGAGGTAACCAAGGACGTAATCAGCCAGTTTCTGCCCACGCGCAAGCGCAAGCAGCGCACAAAGAAGAACGCAAACCAAGGACAAGCCGGTGCCGCGACCAACAGCGCTGGTGGAACTCAGGCGGCCAAGGTAATGAAAACGGACGACGACGGTACACTGCAAACGATCATTGTTAACAACGCCGAGGAGGGAGCCGCCGTGGCCAAGGACATCAAGAAGGAAACCAACCCGGATGGCACACCGATCGACACCAAGGAAGGCATTATCA AGATCAAGAGCAAATCCCAATCGGAACAACCGGCCACGTGCCCAATCTGCCAAGCCGTGATCAGACAATCGAGGAACTTGCGCCGACATTTGGAACTGCGACACTTCAAGAAACCCGGCGTAAAGAAGGAACGCATCCGGAAGAGCAAGAAAG GACAAGCTAACCAGAACCAGGCAAACGGAAGCAACGGTGCAAACGCAGGAAACGTCACGGTCCAGGGCGGCGATCAGGTCGGACAGCAACAGACGCAACAACAGGTCGTACAACAGCAAGCCCAGCAGGTGCAGCAAGGACAGCAGCAAACGACGATCGACACCACCGGCACGATATCTGTCACCGTTTCCCAGGCCCAGGCACAACAGATCGAACAGGCAGCCGCCAATGGTCAGCAGCACGTTGTAACGCAGCACGAAAATGCGGACGGTACCACATCGCTCTCGATCGCGCAGGTTCAGACACTCGACGGCCATCAGCTCGCAATTGGAAATCTCAACCAG GCTACACTGATCCGGACCGGCGAACCAATCGAGACGGGTATCATTGCAACGCACGAGCCGACGCTACGCCCTCACACGGAACTGTTCCGCGTCGGCAACACCGTCTACACGATAGAAGAACGTCGGACGGACACCACCAATCGCCTAACTTAG
- the LOC128730155 gene encoding venom dipeptidyl peptidase 4: MNSTGTGQTAYQRLAQNDFEDVSGGSSDSEPGEDDGGLLSDDSNDQQEATTAGRRWLRTAQGTIVNISSLQGGDGAKGNPDMNQELVFSGKRNLRRFLLLGTIAVILTVVAVALVVMITASNDDGNDPETAPIVLEGEPITLEDFLTGRLAASGFTGTWTANGKIIFRDDFGSVMTYDPEQNDTKTLLGIANEEQLQGFKFDLSPDGKYLLVARGYSKIFRHSYLAIYDIVDMTTKEVFPVNVGGQRRALNLVEWSPVNHSFVFVYQNNLYYRETPSSAEVQITTDGSPSVYNGIPDWVYEEEVFSTNIATWFSPDGGRIAFIRFNDTATPLMKIPIYGPPGNPDYQYPRELTLHYPKVGTKNPEVHLFQYDLQTRTLQEIEPPIELVNQNRDHIITSVGWTRDRLITIWMNRVQNHAIVRSCTAAIQPGTSQCLTVHEINESAGWLDLFSAPIFNAAGTHFVVIASQIQGSNGGFKHVTMISTTERSAVALTSGTFVVQDILRWDAETNRIFYTANTAAESHVLHVYTIEGRQGAPAAQCLTCDVEVGAKQSFFNAQMGPAGSNYMVLEARGPNVPWTHVYHWSVAENAVQMKQIKVWEANDYLHRALKGKAVPRVEIHEIDLENGFTAKAMLLIPPGTNTSSSAIKHPMLVDVYGGPNSANVVGTWSVGWGTHLASNRSVVYAKIDGRGSGLRGDRLMYQIYRKLGTVEIQDQIAGARKLAQQLPYIDAGRIAIWGWSYGGYASAMALTHDTDHVFQCAVSVAPVTDWLFYDSIYTERYMGLPTVMDNQHGYETSRLTSLHEKFRNRTYLLVHGTYDDNVHFQQAMQLSRALETHDIMFKQVSYPDEDHSLAGVRPHLYHTLGRFFTECLKLN; encoded by the exons ATGAACAGCACCGGCACTGGGCAGACGGCGTATCAACGGTTGGCCCAGAACGATTTCGAGGATGTGTCCGGTGGAAGCAGCGATTCCGAGCCGGGTGAAGACGATGGAGGCTTGCTGAGCGACGACAGTAATGATCAGCAAGAGGCCACAACTGCAGGCCGCAGATGGTTGCGTACGGCTCAAGGAACCATCGTGAACATTAGCTCCCTGCAGGGAGGCGACGGAGCTAAAGGGAATCCTGATATGAACCAG GAGCTGGTGTTCTCGGGCAAGCGGAACCTCCGGCGGTTCCTACTTCTCGGTACGATCGCCGTCATCCTCACGGTAGTCGCTGTGGCCCTCGTGGTCATGATCACGGCCAGCAACGATGACGGCAACGACCCAGAAACGGCTCCGATCGTGCTGGAGGGCGAACCGATCACACTGGAAGACTTCCTGACGGGTCGACTAGCCGCGAGCGGATTCACCGGTACCTGGACCGCTAATGGGAAGATCATTTTCCGCGATGACTTTGGCTCCGTGATGACGTACGATCCGGAGCAGAACGACACCAAAACGCTGCTCGGTATAGCGAACGAGGAACAGCTGCAGGGCTTCAAGTTCGACCTGTCGCCGGATGGGAAGTATCTGCTCGTCGCTCGCGGTTACAGCAAGATCTTCCGTCACAGTTACCTCGCCATCTACGACATCGTTGACATGACCACGAAGGAGGTGTTCCCGGTGAATGTCGGTGGCCAGAGG CGTGCCCTGAACCTCGTCGAATGGAGCCCCGTCAACCACTCGTTCGTGTTTGTGTACCAGAACAATCTGTACTACCGCGAGACACCGTCCTCAGCCGAGGTGCAGATCACTACCGACGGAAGCCCAAGCGTTTACAACGGCATCCCAGACTGGGTGTACGAAGAGGAGGTCTTCTCGACCAACATTGCCACCTGGTTCTCGCCGGACGGTGGACGAATCGCTTTCATTCGCTTCAACGACACAGCGACACCTCTGATGAAGATTCCGATCTACGGACCTCCTGGTAACCCCGACTATCAGTACCCTCGGGAGCTTACGCTGCACTATCCGAAGGTTGGCACCAAAAACCCGGAAGTTCACCTCTTCCAGTACGACCTGCAGACACGCACACTCCAGGAGATCGAACCACCGATCGAACTGGTCAACCAGAATCGCGATCACATCATCACGAGCGTTGGTTGGACGCGCGATCGTCTCATCACGATCTGGATGAACCGCGTGCAGAATcacgcgatcgtacgctcCTGCACGGCAGCAATCCAACCCGGGACGTCCCAGTGCCTCACGGTGCACGAGATCAACGAATCTGCCGGTTGGTTGGATCTGTTCAGTGCGCCCATCTTCAACGCTGCCGGTACGCACTTTGTCGTGATCGCGTCTCAGATACAGGGCTCGAACGGTGGCTTTAAACATGTCACGATGATCTCCACCACGGAACGATCGGCGGTAGCGCTTACGAGCGGCACGTTTGTCGTGCAGGACATCTTGCGCTGGGATGCGGAAACCAACAGGATTTTCTACACCGCGAACACAGCGGCTGAATCGCACGTGCTGCATGTTTATACGATCGAGGGCCGCCAAGGTGCTCCAGCAGCTCAGTGTCTTACGTGTGACGTCGAAGTGGGTGCTAAGCAGAGCTTCTTTAACGCACAAATGGGCCCAGCAGGCAGCAATTATATGGTATTGGAGGCACGCGGTCCCAACGTGCCCTGGACGCACGTCTACCACTGGAGTGTGGCAGAAAATG CCGTACAAATGAAGCAGATCAAGGTTTGGGAGGCGAACGATTACCTTCACCGGGCGCTAAAGGGCAAAGCAGTTCCACGGGTTGAAATCCACGAGATCGATCTTGAGAACGGTTTCACGGCGAAGGCGATGCTGTTAATCCCGCCCGGTACCAACACGTCAAGTTCCGCCATCAAACACCCAATGCTGGTGGACGTGTACGGTGGCCCTAACTCCGCTAACGTCGTCGGAACGTGGTCCGTCGGTTGGGGCACACATTTGGCCTCGAACCGGTCGGTGGTGTACGCGAAGATCGATGGCCGCGGTAGTGGATTGAGAGGTGATCGACTGATGTACCAGATCTACCGTAAGCTCGGTACGGTCGAGATCCAGGATCAGATAGCAGGTGCACGGAAACTGGCCCAACAGCTGCCATACATTGATGCCGGCCGGATTGCGATCTGGGGCTGGAGCTACGGTGGTTACGCTTCAGCTATGGCTCTCACGCACGACACCGATCACGTGTTTCAGTGTGCCGTATCTGTGGCCCCGGTCACCGATTGGTTGTTCTACG ATTCTATCTACACGGAGCGGTACATGGGTCTGCCAACAGTGATGGATAACCAGCACGGTTACGAAACGAGCCGGTTGACCTCACTGCACGAGAAGTTCCGCAACCGGACGTATCTGCTCGTACACGGTACGTACGACGACAACGTCCACTTCCAGCAGGCGATGCAGCTTTCCCGGGCTCTCGAAACGCACGATATTATGTTCAAACAGGTG AGCTATCCGGATGAAGACCACAGCCTGGCGGGAGTCCGACCCCATCTGTACCACACGCTGGGACGATTCTTCACCGAGTGTCTGAAGCTGAACTAA